The nucleotide window TTCATCGATAGTTAAATTTTCATCGTCAATTATTCCGACATCTTTTCTCATCAGATAGTGTGCATATTCAGCAGTAGATTCTGCAAGTTCCAATCCTATAGAATTTACAAGATGACCTTTATAAAATTCTCCTTTTTCTTTCAGTTCATTGGAAACTATTCTGGATTTTTCTCCTGCACTGACTACAAACATTCCGATGTAATCTATTTCTGCAGGATGAATATAGTCATTAAGGGATAAATGCTGTCCCCATGTTTGTCTCGGGAAATCGAAAGTTTCAATAACTTCTTTCAAATCGTCTGACAGGATTTCTATTTTTCCGTCTTTTTTTCGACAAGGAAAATATTTATAAATAGCTTTAATGTCAAAATATTCATCTCCATGATTTATAATATCCAAAATCTCGTTATACATCTTTGTTGCTTTGGGATCTCCTTTTTCAAGCAGCTCTCTGGCAACCCATTTCATTCCGAGATGCTTTCCTATAAGCATTTGAAGATTTAAGTATTTAAAAACTTCTTTTGCTGATATATTTGTGATAATCTGCTTATTTAACGTAGAAGGTTTGTATATCTTTTCAAAATTATATTCAGGAAGTTTTACTTTTGTTATATCAAAACTTCCGTCTGCATTTTTTACATCTCCCACTGTCTGACGTACATTGAGTTTTTCAATAGCATCTTTATCTTTTAACAGAAGCATATCTCTTCTTGACTGTAAATATTGCTTAAATTCTTCAAATTTCTCAGGAACAATCATTTTGTTCAAATCGGCTAATGCAGTCATAGCATCTTTGGAATAAATAACAATATTATTTTCGTAAGAAGGCTCTATTTTATTCACCGTGAACTTTTCTGTAAGAGCAGCTCCTCCTACAAATATCGGTATTTTAATTCCTGCCTCTCTCAAGACGGCTACAGTGTTTACCATTTCAGTGGCAGATTTTACTAAAAGACCTGAAAGACCTACAAAATCAGCCTTTTCATTTATAATAGCTTCTCTTATTTTTTCAGCAGGAGTGTTTATACCTAAATCGACTACATCGTAACCGTTATTTCCGATTATAATTCCTACGAGATTTTTCCCTATATCGTGAACATCTCCTTTAACAGTTGCCATTATGACTTTACCTTTTGTGGAAGGCTCGGATTTTTCCATAAACTGTTCCAAATGAGAAACCGATGCTTTCATGACTTCGGCACTTTGAAGAACTTCGGCAACGATTAAGTCATTGTTATTGAACAATTTACCGACTTCGTCCATTCCGTCCATTAAAGGACCGTTTATAATGTCCAAAGGAGAATATTTCTGCAGCAATGTGTCAAGCAAAGGGATCAAGTCTTTTTTACTTCCTTCGACTACAAGATTGGAAACCTGTTCTTCAGGAGTCATATTAGTTGTATCGGCTTTCTTTTCCACGCCTTTTTTCTCCCTGTAAAATGCCACAAAATCTGCAACAGTATCATCGTTTGTGTTAAATAACAGGGCTTCGGACAATTCTTTTTCCTTATCGGAAATTTCCGAAAGGGGAATAAGTTTTTCAGTATTGACAATAGCATAATCAAGTCCCGTTTCGTAGGCTTTCTCCATATAGTAGCTGTTCAGAACTTCTCTTCCCGCAACAGGCAGCCCGAAAGAAATATTACTTACTCCTAATATAGTTTTTACATTAGGCATTTCTTTTTTGATTTCTCTTATGGCTTCAATAGTTGCAGAAGCAGAGCCTATATATTTCTGATCTCCTGTAGCGACAGGAAAGACCAAAGTATCAAAAACTATATCTCTTTCATCAATTCCGTATTTTTTTGTCAGCAATTCATGGCTTCTTTTGGCAACTTTTATTTTCTTTTCAAGAGAAACAGCCATTCCCTCTTCATCAATTAATCCGACAACAACCGAAGCACCGAATTTTTTTATTAATTTTGACATATCGTCGAATTTTTTTTCGCCGTCTTCAAGGTTGATCGAATTTATTATACCTTTCCCCTGTAAATAAGTAAGCCCTTCTTTTATAACATTTATATCCGTAGAATCAAGCATTATAGGAACTTTTGCAAATTTTGAGACTTTTTCAAGAAAAGTCTTCATATCACTTATTTCATCTCTGTCAGGATTTGCAAGACACACGTCGATTACATCGGCATCTCCTTTTATTTGGAGCCTTGCCACTTCCGTAGCTTCATCAAATTTTTCGTTTACTATAAGATTTTTAAATATACGTGAACCTATTACATTTGTTCTTTCTCCTACGTATATTGGTCTATCCTGTGGAGGGTTCAGCGTAATAAGTCCGCTTACTTCATTTTTTGTTTCGCTGTGTTCTTCAATGATTCTCGGTGTATATTTTATACTTTTTTCTTTTATCTGTTTAATATGTTCGGGAGTAGTACCGCAACATCCTCCGACAATATTCAGGTATTTATTTTGAAAAAAAGGTTCTATTTTTGCAGACAATGTATCCGGAGTTTCCTCATATTTTCCTTCTTCATTGGGAAGTCCTGCATTAGGATACACGGAAATATAAGTGTTTGAAACATTATTTAATATTTTTAAAAACTGAGTCATAAATTCCGGTCCTGTGGCACAGTTAAGACCTACAGAAAGAGGATGCATATGATTTACCGCATAGTAAAATGCGTCTGCTGTCTGTCCTGCAAGAGTAGTTCCCGTACTTTCAATAGTAAATGAGAGCATTAAAGGTACATGATAATATTCCTCCATAGCTTTTTGAAGTCCTAAATAAGCGGCTTTCAAGTTTCTCGTATCCTGTATGGTTTCAAACAGTATTATATCCACATTGCCGGCAAGAAGTCCCGAAGTAGCAGTATAATAAGTGTGTATAAGCTCATCAAAAGTTACTCCGCCCGTAACACTTATGGATTTATTTGACGGACCCAATGCTCCC belongs to Pseudoleptotrichia goodfellowii and includes:
- the metH gene encoding methionine synthase; its protein translation is MPNNIKYKDSFYELKKDLNDKIVLLDGAMGTMIQKQNLTAEDFGGEKYEGCNDYLVLTKPDVIKNIHKMYLESGSDIIETNTFGALDIVLRDYDLEDKVFEMNKAAAGLVRKAIEEYRKENPDEQRNLYVAGALGPSNKSISVTGGVTFDELIHTYYTATSGLLAGNVDIILFETIQDTRNLKAAYLGLQKAMEEYYHVPLMLSFTIESTGTTLAGQTADAFYYAVNHMHPLSVGLNCATGPEFMTQFLKILNNVSNTYISVYPNAGLPNEEGKYEETPDTLSAKIEPFFQNKYLNIVGGCCGTTPEHIKQIKEKSIKYTPRIIEEHSETKNEVSGLITLNPPQDRPIYVGERTNVIGSRIFKNLIVNEKFDEATEVARLQIKGDADVIDVCLANPDRDEISDMKTFLEKVSKFAKVPIMLDSTDINVIKEGLTYLQGKGIINSINLEDGEKKFDDMSKLIKKFGASVVVGLIDEEGMAVSLEKKIKVAKRSHELLTKKYGIDERDIVFDTLVFPVATGDQKYIGSASATIEAIREIKKEMPNVKTILGVSNISFGLPVAGREVLNSYYMEKAYETGLDYAIVNTEKLIPLSEISDKEKELSEALLFNTNDDTVADFVAFYREKKGVEKKADTTNMTPEEQVSNLVVEGSKKDLIPLLDTLLQKYSPLDIINGPLMDGMDEVGKLFNNNDLIVAEVLQSAEVMKASVSHLEQFMEKSEPSTKGKVIMATVKGDVHDIGKNLVGIIIGNNGYDVVDLGINTPAEKIREAIINEKADFVGLSGLLVKSATEMVNTVAVLREAGIKIPIFVGGAALTEKFTVNKIEPSYENNIVIYSKDAMTALADLNKMIVPEKFEEFKQYLQSRRDMLLLKDKDAIEKLNVRQTVGDVKNADGSFDITKVKLPEYNFEKIYKPSTLNKQIITNISAKEVFKYLNLQMLIGKHLGMKWVARELLEKGDPKATKMYNEILDIINHGDEYFDIKAIYKYFPCRKKDGKIEILSDDLKEVIETFDFPRQTWGQHLSLNDYIHPAEIDYIGMFVVSAGEKSRIVSNELKEKGEFYKGHLVNSIGLELAESTAEYAHYLMRKDVGIIDDENLTIDEIHRAKYHGKRYSFGYPACPDLSDQDKLFNLLKPERFGIKLTLGHMMYPEASVSAIVFSQPFAKYFNM